Part of the Zea mays cultivar B73 chromosome 4, Zm-B73-REFERENCE-NAM-5.0, whole genome shotgun sequence genome is shown below.
tccacctgcaaatcgACACGGGGGCCGAGGCCAGGACAATGGTGACCACGATGCTTAGAACCCAACACCGAGCGTTGCGTTGGTACTGATGCTATCTACCTACTACTGTACGTCACTAGTCACTCTCGTCTCGACCATGCACATGTATATGTAGATGCTCAAAACAAAATTGTTGCGCGGAAGGTACGGTGTCTCCCTTCCGATCGCCGCGGCTGGCTGGCTCTGGCTCTCACCTTGACGGCTTCCAGAAGCTTCGGGTTGTCATGGAGGAACTTGAGGATCCAGGTGAGCACGCTGGCCGTCGTGTCCTGCGCCGCGAACAGCACGCCGATAACGTTGTCGGCGATCTGGTCGTCCGAGAGCGGCGGCGCCGCCCCGCTGTCGTCACGGGAGCGCATGAGGGCGTTCAGGAGGCcatggtcgtcgtcgtcgtcgctccgcCGCGCCCTCCGCTCCGCCAGGATGCCGCTCAGCACCGCGCCCAGCCGCTGCCTCGCCTGCATGGGGGTGCGGTGTTGATGACATTGTGACGATGAGGGGAACAACAAAGAACAGAAATCCTCGGCCGCAGTACCTTGATGGCCTGGCTGTAGCTGGTGCAGGCGACCGGGATGGGGAAGCTGTTGTAGCCTTTCTCCATGGTGAAGTAGTTCCTCCTCAGCTCCTCCTTCACGTGGCCGGCCAGCCGGTGGCCGAAGATGGCGATGACGCCGACGTCGAAGGTGAGCTGCAAACCAAGGGCAGGAAAATGCCAAGAGGTCGGGGTGGGGTGGCCACCGTCAGGAACTATAACTACGGCAGCGCATGCGCGCGCACCACGCGTCCACGCAAGCGTACAGTGCAAGAGCTAGAACGAAAGACCGGCAGCACACGCAttgcatttcttttcttttcttttggggGACCGTTCGCAGTAGCGCTGGCTGGCACTGGCACTGGCACGTACCCTCTTCATGGTATGGAAGGTGCTGGTGACGCGGCCTTCCCACCCGTCGAGCGTGGACGCCACGGCGGCCTCGACGTCGGGCACGAGGCCGCGGAGCGCGTCCGGGCCAAGCCAGCCCTTCACGAGGCGGCGCAGGCGGAGGTGGTAGTCGCCCTGGTGGAAGAAGAGGGCCTGCGCGCCAATCATGCGCTCCTTGCTCGGTGGGTACGTCGGTTTGAACAGGTGCGCCTGAGACACCAGCACCATCCGCGCCGCCTCCGGGCTCGCCAAGATCACGCAGGGGCAACCCAGCACGTGTGTCTTGAACACCTCGCCGTACCTATGCGGGCCGGCACAGACAATTAGTCTCGAAGAAAGATGATGGCATTTGCATCTAATTAACAGAACAATGGCCGGCACTCTTGTAATAATACCTCTTCAGCCTGGAGGCGAAGAAGACCTTCGGGTTCTGGGAGTAGAGCTGGAGAGTCTCGCCGAGGAACGGCAGACCCAGGGAGCCAGGAGGCAGCTTGTGCTCCTCCGTGCTGCTACTGCCACCTCCGGTTGTTCTCCGTCGTCTGCTCGCGTCGAGCAGCAGCACCAGCAGAGTGAGGGAGACGATGTAGATGCAAGCTACAGCGAGGAAGAAAGCCATGTGGTGTGGTGGCCGCCCCTACGCTGCAACTTGTAAGAAGAGTGATCCTCTCTCAGCCTCAGAAGGCAGCCAAGTGCCTTCGTTGTACTTCCCTTTTGTACCCGAGTGCTATTTGAAGAGGAGCACGAGGGGAGAGGGGCACGAGGGGAGAGGAGCGATCTGAGATGATCTTCTTTCCAAACGGTGGTGGTGAGAGGGGAGCCACATTTGTGGTATTTATAGAGATCCAGGAGGCAAGTGGAGAGGGTTGTCAATGGAAATAGCACTTGTCTGATCCTGGTCACACAATTTCTAAAATATTAGGGGAGTAGAGAATAAAATAGGCTAAAACCAAGAGCATGCATGTGTGACTAGAGCAACTCTAACATTGCCTTACACACTCCATGTTATGTTTAGAGGCGTGACAAAAAAAAACTATGCTCGAGCTACACTTCCTTTTTTTCGAACCCTCCTTGTTATGGTTACTGCAGAATTGATTTTCGCTAAGGATCCGTCCGTTTGGATCCATTTATTTTGAAGGAATTGGAATGTACTTAATAGAGTGGGTTATTTaacttggaatttgacattccaccatttTTCAAATTTTTAGATATAAATCTATCTCCAAAAAATTAATACGGTGAAAAATGAAAATTAATTTTACATATCTGTAAATTTATGTTCGTACTCTCTATCTTATAATAGGATCTTTGGCTTGCTCTCATATAGTAGGAATATAACATATAAACCATATGGTCAATAGCAATATACATAATATATTTCACATAAAACTAAATTAGCTTAGTTCATCTATCTCTAAATTACAATTATTTGAATGGAATTTATATAACTCAAAGATTCCAAACTAGGCTAACGGCCGGTATTTCAgcgttttctctatttaaaattaAACGATGTAAATTATTTTGACCGTCGGTTGAGAACTAGACGACTCTCAAAAGTTGTACGCTGGGCAGTCTTTAAATACTATACTAAAGCACTAGTTTACATGGTTCACAATTTTATAAAAAAAACAATCCTAAAACTTGCTTCAAAGAACCCTCTGTATCCAAAATCCACGAGCTTTGCGCGCAGCTTTTCCCCCAATCCTCAACTCATTTCTTTCCATGAAGCCATGATGTTCTGATCTATATATGGTCGTAGCACACGGACACTGTACTTTGTATGTACTAGTGcctccccctcccccccccctcACCGttgactagagatggcaatggggacccgatccccgattccccgcagggaattcctccattaggggatggggatggggaagaaacTTCCCCCGCGGGGATATAAACGGGGAAAATTTAACccccgacgggtaaacggggaTGGGGACGGGGAAGCATTCCCCATCCCTGTTCCCCGCGAGGACCCGTTAAACTTGCATGTGACTATGTTTTTTGTACTAGTTaacgacaaaaataaataattaccttatCAAGAGACCACTAATTGTACAAATGTGTTCATTTTGATGTATGCATAATGATTTCTTATATCTGACAATGTGTATAAGCGGCAATATTTAACATTAATAGCAAAGTATGTATGTCTTAATTGTAATTTAAACGGGGATGGGGATCCCCGTtgggatttatccccgcggggaacggggatggggaagaaatgctCCCCGCAAGCGTTCATGGGGATCCCGCGGGGAAGTTTTTTCGTcacggggacggggatggggagctattccccggcggggaattccccgttgccatccctaccgTTGACGTTTTGCTTCTTGGTTATGGCTGGCAGGCACCATGTGCCCACGTTTCGCCATATGGTTCGTGCTCGCTCCATTGCGTGGAGCATATGCATGGGGACCTGGATGTACTAGGTGAAAAGTTTAGATTTTGTGGCAAGCTAGTGTCCTTTACACGTCTTAAAATTTATCCACATATTGTCGCCatgcacacacatatatatatttatattccACGGAGTCATACGTATTTTGTTTTGTTAGTAATACCGTGAAATTAACCATGCATATATAATAATGTTAGTTGGCTGCACGCATGGGCAGCCCTTATATCTGTGCCTACCTAGCATCCTGCTAGGTGCTAGCTAGCTTGCCGTTTATCTTGCACGTAAGCTCTGTGCAGTGTACGTACCTGGTATATATGCCCACAAGTTAATGAACTGCCCGTGCACGCAAGCCCTACTTTCCAGGCAACGTCAGCAAGCAGATCCATGCAAACCTGAGTCCATCATGCATGGCCCGGAGACCGTGCAGAGAGATAGCAAGATCGTCATGCATGTACAGTCGTATATGTGTGTTATTCTGTCATCCGCCACGTGGCGACATATTTGCATGTGCATGCATTATTCTGGATGAATGCATTTTGGTTTTGGTTTCCAGAAGTACTCTTGCTtttacactaccggaatcagagcctttgccgagtgccggacgctttgccgagtgccttttctcgggcactcggcaaagacggctttgccgagagccgcactcggcaaagcttggcTCTCGGTAACGAGCGTCTTTACCGAGCGTAGGACACTCGGTACAGGTCCACACTCGGCAAATccatgtttgccgagtgtcaaacactcggcaaatggggctctcggcaaaaggccgtcagcggccgtcccaaagctgacggccgtcagtctttgccgagtgccaacagtcggctctcggcaaagatgcttctttgccgagtgccgcgcatctggcactcggcaaaggatgatttaccgagtgtcttatccagacactcggcaaagtatatttttatttttttgattttgtctcccaaactttttgtgttatgttcctacactatgtagacctacatgtatcatttgtggacaattataacatagttttcaatcgttagtagatttagttcgttttttgaaattcttcggaaaattcaaatttgaactgcaggtcactcgaaacttggaaaaccgtgcatgcaaaaatgatattcatgttacttatcataagttacgaccgatttcagaagcgtaccggaaacttcgagcaacatgctcactaaacatggccgtgaacttggcatccacatgtttaaaaattgtataaaacacaaacaaagtcagaaaatcatgaaacttgtccccgtgtcatgata
Proteins encoded:
- the LOC103653298 gene encoding abscisic acid 8'-hydroxylase 3-like; translated protein: MAFFLAVACIYIVSLTLLVLLLDASRRRRTTGGGSSSTEEHKLPPGSLGLPFLGETLQLYSQNPKVFFASRLKRYGEVFKTHVLGCPCVILASPEAARMVLVSQAHLFKPTYPPSKERMIGAQALFFHQGDYHLRLRRLVKGWLGPDALRGLVPDVEAAVASTLDGWEGRVTSTFHTMKRLTFDVGVIAIFGHRLAGHVKEELRRNYFTMEKGYNSFPIPVACTSYSQAIKARQRLGAVLSGILAERRARRSDDDDDHGLLNALMRSRDDSGAAPPLSDDQIADNVIGVLFAAQDTTASVLTWILKFLHDNPKLLEAVKVEQMAAYEENDGGRLPLTWAQTRKMSITHLVILESLRLASIIAFTFREAVEDVHYQGFLIPKGWKVMPLFSNLHYSPDYFEDPHKFDPSRFKVAPRPGTFLPFGSGVHACPGNDLAKLEMLVLIHRLVTTYRWEVVGSSDDVTYSPFPVPKRGLLARLSRATTGSAVVGRAPPLDIGGPAGASYS